One genomic window of Parcubacteria group bacterium includes the following:
- a CDS encoding DegT/DnrJ/EryC1/StrS family aminotransferase, protein MIPLTRPNLPDLSSIHKKMEEMFRSGMITEFKFTREFEDRCARFLGVKHVVAVNSGTSALLLTLKCMDLKGEVILPSFTFTSGGHTLLWNNLKPVFVDVDPGTFNVDPDVIEKKITKKTSAIMPTHVFGNPCDIRAIGRIAKKHKLKVIYDAAHAFGARYNKKSVAQFGDAAIYSLTPTKLLTTAEGGLIATNNRQLAHKLQLAKHNGDSFNRNEEFLGLSARMSEPSAILGIEGLKILRTAIKERRAKVARYKEELASVAGISFQEVLPNAFSVYKDLAIVIDKKKFGASRDQLLAELKKNNIQTKAYFDPPLHQKKVYVKYKNVPLPETNRLARAILDVPLYSHMPNSEIMHVCRVIKNLYKKNV, encoded by the coding sequence ATGATTCCACTCACCAGACCAAATTTACCCGACCTCTCATCAATACATAAAAAGATGGAGGAGATGTTCCGCTCGGGCATGATTACCGAATTTAAGTTTACTCGGGAATTCGAAGATCGTTGCGCGCGTTTTTTGGGCGTAAAGCACGTTGTTGCCGTGAATAGCGGAACCAGCGCGCTTCTTTTAACGCTCAAGTGCATGGATTTGAAAGGCGAAGTCATACTTCCGAGCTTTACGTTCACATCAGGTGGTCACACGCTCCTCTGGAATAACCTTAAGCCCGTGTTTGTTGATGTTGATCCCGGCACTTTTAACGTGGATCCGGACGTCATTGAGAAAAAGATCACCAAAAAAACATCCGCGATTATGCCCACGCACGTGTTTGGAAATCCGTGCGACATTAGGGCAATAGGGCGTATCGCAAAAAAGCACAAGCTTAAAGTCATCTATGATGCCGCGCACGCGTTCGGGGCGCGCTACAATAAAAAATCAGTGGCCCAGTTCGGCGATGCCGCCATTTACAGTCTCACCCCGACAAAGCTGCTCACCACTGCAGAAGGCGGGCTTATTGCAACCAACAACAGGCAGCTGGCGCACAAACTGCAGCTTGCCAAGCACAACGGCGACAGCTTTAACCGGAATGAGGAGTTTTTGGGGTTGTCTGCCCGTATGAGCGAGCCGAGTGCTATCCTGGGTATTGAGGGGTTGAAGATTTTGCGCACGGCAATCAAGGAGCGTCGCGCCAAAGTCGCGCGTTACAAAGAAGAGTTGGCGTCAGTTGCCGGGATTTCTTTCCAGGAAGTGCTGCCTAATGCATTTTCGGTATACAAAGACTTGGCAATAGTAATTGATAAGAAAAAATTCGGCGCGTCCCGCGACCAACTGCTTGCCGAACTTAAGAAAAACAATATTCAGACCAAGGCATATTTTGATCCGCCGCTGCACCAAAAGAAAGTCTATGTGAAGTATAAAAATGTGCCTTTGCCGGAAACCAACAGGCTCGCACGCGCTATTCTGGATGTCCCGCTGTATTCGCACATGCCTAACAGCGAAATAATGCACGTATGCCGGGTTATTAAGAATTTATACAAGAAGAACGTATGA
- the neuC gene encoding UDP-N-acetylglucosamine 2-epimerase (hydrolyzing), translated as MRKIAVITGARSEYGILKPVLSAIQKHPRLKLQLVVGGMHLSKQFGYTINEIKKDGFRVAATFNTLLTGDTGARMAQSAGTGIIQFTKIFKRLKPDIVVVLGDREEPFAAAVAGLCSDIPVAHIAGGEVATGGHIDEAIRFSITKFSHIHFACTKQSAERIKKLGEEPWRVHRTGSPALDTILHALLPGKDELAKKYKIDFRKPYALVIQHPLTLEFGAPPHEMRMTLGALKELDVASIVVYPNSDTYARRMVSDIKAFEKLPFMHAYKNVPFEDYLGLLKHTSVIVGNSSSAIIEAPSFRVPAVNIGPRQGGRERAGNVIDVDYNKEHIRKAIKKALHDTRFLRKVKHLKSPYGDGHAAKKIVDILDTVKIDEALLHKKITY; from the coding sequence ATGAGAAAAATAGCAGTCATAACCGGAGCGCGGTCTGAATATGGCATTTTAAAGCCCGTGCTTTCTGCCATTCAAAAACATCCCCGCCTTAAACTGCAGCTCGTGGTTGGCGGCATGCATCTTTCGAAACAGTTTGGCTACACTATCAACGAAATTAAGAAAGACGGTTTTCGAGTTGCAGCAACATTTAATACACTCCTTACGGGCGACACCGGCGCGCGCATGGCGCAGTCCGCCGGAACGGGCATAATCCAGTTTACCAAGATTTTTAAACGCCTGAAGCCGGATATCGTTGTGGTGCTTGGAGACCGGGAAGAGCCGTTTGCCGCAGCAGTTGCCGGGCTCTGTTCCGATATTCCAGTTGCGCACATAGCCGGCGGAGAGGTGGCAACCGGCGGCCATATTGATGAGGCAATCCGTTTTTCCATTACCAAGTTTTCGCATATCCACTTTGCGTGCACTAAGCAATCCGCGGAGCGGATTAAAAAGCTGGGGGAAGAGCCATGGCGCGTCCACCGAACCGGGTCGCCTGCGCTGGATACCATTCTGCACGCGCTCTTGCCAGGCAAAGATGAGCTTGCTAAAAAGTATAAGATTGATTTTAGAAAACCATATGCATTAGTGATTCAGCATCCATTAACGCTTGAATTCGGCGCACCTCCGCATGAAATGCGCATGACCTTGGGGGCGCTTAAGGAACTGGATGTGGCAAGTATTGTGGTATATCCGAATTCAGATACCTATGCCCGGCGCATGGTGAGCGACATAAAAGCATTTGAGAAGCTTCCGTTTATGCATGCGTACAAAAACGTGCCTTTCGAAGATTACCTTGGGTTGCTGAAGCACACTTCAGTTATTGTGGGGAATTCATCCTCGGCAATTATAGAGGCGCCCTCATTCAGAGTTCCTGCGGTCAACATTGGTCCGCGGCAGGGCGGCAGAGAGCGCGCCGGAAACGTTATTGATGTGGATTATAATAAGGAGCACATACGAAAAGCGATAAAAAAAGCGTTGCATGATACGCGGTTTCTGCGAAAGGTCAAACACCTTAAGAGCCCTTACGGAGACGGACATGCGGCAAAAAAAATCGTCGACATACTGGATACAGTAAAAATTGACGAAGCATTACTCCATAAAAAAATAACCTACTAA
- a CDS encoding WbqC family protein has product MKIVIHQPEYLPWLGFFDKLTTCDLYVALDHVQYQRGFINRNRIKTPHGTHWLTVPIMHKFHRSSINTVLINNQTDWKREHLLTLQHNYANAPFFKKHADFFTETFSRDWQNISDLDMHLMQYLMSMLDIAVPIQKSSELGVEGKSTELLITICKKVNADFYLSGEGGKNYMDLKRFEEEGIAVEFQDFNHPVYEQQFPQDGFAPNMSIVDLLFNCGPKSREILSQTL; this is encoded by the coding sequence ATGAAGATCGTCATTCACCAACCAGAGTATCTCCCGTGGCTTGGATTTTTCGACAAACTCACCACGTGTGATTTGTATGTTGCACTGGACCATGTTCAGTACCAGCGCGGGTTCATTAACCGGAATCGGATTAAGACTCCGCATGGAACCCATTGGCTGACTGTTCCCATTATGCACAAATTTCACCGAAGCTCTATTAACACGGTGCTAATCAATAACCAGACGGACTGGAAACGTGAGCATTTGCTTACGCTGCAGCATAATTATGCGAACGCCCCTTTCTTTAAAAAGCATGCAGATTTTTTTACGGAGACCTTTAGCCGCGACTGGCAAAATATTTCCGATCTTGATATGCACCTGATGCAGTACCTTATGAGCATGCTGGATATAGCGGTTCCCATTCAAAAATCATCCGAGCTCGGAGTTGAGGGCAAAAGCACAGAGTTGCTTATTACTATCTGCAAAAAAGTGAATGCAGATTTCTACCTTTCCGGGGAAGGTGGAAAAAATTATATGGATTTAAAGAGATTTGAAGAAGAAGGCATAGCAGTCGAGTTCCAAGATTTCAACCATCCCGTGTATGAACAGCAGTTTCCCCAGGACGGTTTTGCGCCAAATATGTCCATTGTAGATTTACTCTTTAATTGTGGGCCAAAAAGCCGCGAGATACTTAGCCAAACACTATGA
- a CDS encoding SDR family NAD(P)-dependent oxidoreductase has protein sequence MANKKTILITGVGGFLGSHVCERFVNAGYSVVGLYHSTKEKARHLEYKKNFKLAKVDIANARSVSNIVKRIQPAGVVHVAALHSPKPIESVQSFFKANVQGTLNLLEACRLHGVKTFVYSSSMSIYGTGVTELPVRETHPARPYDFYSFTKLLGEQSCEFYAKTHSINVVVLRYVGAYGLRRYWGALANFTSNALQDAPIKIDNNINWDIVSAPDIARANEQAFKKAGTLGFEIINIGSGKEVNIKELAEKIIRISKSASNIVCGTKLAKNPASHFYFDIAKAKRLLGFKPTPLDKGLQQYIGELKKYNV, from the coding sequence ATGGCAAATAAGAAAACAATACTCATAACCGGTGTCGGCGGATTCCTCGGGTCCCATGTTTGCGAGCGTTTCGTGAATGCAGGGTATTCGGTTGTTGGGCTCTACCACAGCACCAAAGAAAAGGCGCGCCATCTTGAGTATAAAAAGAATTTTAAACTTGCAAAGGTCGATATTGCCAATGCTCGGTCTGTATCGAACATTGTTAAACGCATTCAGCCGGCGGGCGTGGTGCATGTTGCGGCTCTGCATTCCCCAAAACCAATAGAGAGCGTTCAGTCGTTTTTTAAGGCAAATGTGCAGGGCACGCTCAATCTGTTGGAGGCGTGCAGGCTGCACGGCGTGAAAACGTTTGTGTATAGTTCTTCAATGAGTATATACGGAACCGGCGTTACAGAATTGCCGGTCCGCGAAACCCATCCGGCGCGGCCGTATGATTTTTACAGTTTTACCAAACTGCTCGGAGAGCAGTCGTGCGAGTTTTACGCGAAAACGCACAGCATCAATGTTGTCGTACTGCGGTATGTCGGCGCGTACGGCCTACGGCGATACTGGGGCGCGCTGGCAAACTTTACCAGCAATGCGCTCCAAGACGCGCCAATCAAGATTGATAATAATATCAACTGGGACATTGTAAGCGCGCCGGACATTGCCCGCGCAAATGAGCAGGCGTTTAAAAAGGCAGGGACGCTCGGGTTTGAAATCATTAATATCGGCAGCGGCAAAGAGGTGAATATAAAAGAATTGGCGGAGAAAATTATTCGGATAAGCAAATCTGCCTCCAACATTGTATGTGGCACAAAGCTGGCTAAAAATCCCGCATCACACTTCTATTTTGATATTGCCAAGGCAAAACGATTGCTGGGATTCAAGCCCACGCCGCTGGATAAAGGATTACAGCAATATATCGGCGAACTTAAAAAGTACAATGTATGA
- the neuB gene encoding N-acetylneuraminate synthase, with product MKHARAQTIKIGRKKVGYGHPTFIIAEAGVNHNGKLDVALRLVDAAAIAGADAVKFQTFKAAEVTTASVPMAAYQKKNIGKKQSQLEMLRPLELKEEYYEKIIKRCKKRGILFLSTPGSGFSSVDFLQRLGVKAFKIGSGDLANLPVLEYAAKFKKPMILGTGMSTLQEVKDAIQCIKKAGNDKIIALHCTTSYPCPLGDVNLAAMQTMMHELGVLVGYSDHTLGIHVPIMAAALGACVIEKHLTLDKQAEGPDHAASLEPEEFACMVSAIHETPAILGSSQKKPVVCEIPMIKNARKSLVTTAVIKKGERFTRTNIGIKRPGTGLPPRYYSVLLGKQAVKDIAADMLLTKKHYGK from the coding sequence ATGAAGCACGCACGCGCACAAACTATCAAGATAGGAAGAAAAAAAGTCGGATATGGCCATCCTACTTTTATTATTGCCGAGGCAGGGGTCAACCACAACGGAAAGCTTGATGTGGCATTACGGCTCGTGGATGCCGCGGCCATTGCCGGCGCTGATGCTGTAAAGTTCCAGACGTTTAAGGCCGCGGAAGTGACAACTGCAAGCGTTCCTATGGCTGCATACCAGAAAAAAAATATCGGTAAAAAGCAAAGCCAATTGGAAATGCTGCGTCCGCTGGAGCTTAAAGAAGAGTATTATGAAAAAATAATCAAACGCTGTAAAAAGCGCGGCATACTATTTTTATCAACCCCGGGAAGTGGATTCTCATCAGTTGATTTTTTGCAAAGGCTCGGCGTTAAAGCATTTAAAATAGGCTCCGGCGATCTTGCGAATTTACCGGTTTTGGAATATGCTGCTAAATTTAAAAAACCAATGATATTGGGAACTGGAATGTCGACCTTACAAGAAGTTAAGGATGCCATTCAATGCATTAAGAAAGCGGGGAATGATAAGATTATTGCTTTACATTGCACAACCAGCTATCCATGCCCTTTAGGCGATGTTAATCTTGCGGCAATGCAAACCATGATGCATGAATTAGGCGTATTAGTTGGGTATTCCGACCATACGCTCGGCATCCATGTGCCGATTATGGCGGCAGCACTCGGGGCATGTGTTATCGAAAAACATCTCACCCTCGACAAACAGGCAGAGGGCCCGGACCATGCCGCGTCCCTTGAGCCGGAAGAATTTGCTTGTATGGTGAGTGCGATCCACGAAACTCCGGCCATACTTGGATCATCCCAAAAAAAGCCGGTTGTCTGCGAAATCCCCATGATTAAAAACGCACGGAAAAGTTTGGTTACGACGGCCGTTATAAAAAAAGGCGAGCGCTTTACGCGGACAAACATCGGAATTAAACGGCCGGGGACTGGATTGCCGCCGCGTTATTATTCCGTGTTGCTTGGGAAACAGGCAGTAAAGGACATTGCTGCTGATATGTTACTTACCAAAAAGCACTATGGCAAATAA
- a CDS encoding Gfo/Idh/MocA family oxidoreductase, protein MKLRFLIVGLGSMGKRRIRNLLANNERDIVGFDIRPDRNEEAKSKYGIKIIADFKDISPDDFDVVIISTSPEAHGDYIRFALKHNKHFFVEHPVNDDGYEDIFKSADLDIIKAPSCTMRFYTPIKMMKNILEEGRIGKILAFQYHMGQYLPDWHPWEDYREVYFSKKETGACREMLPFELILLNWLMGSAVAEISGSVEKVSDLDMEADDMFMANIKYENGIRGNIMIDVISRKPFRTLRVLGSEGILEWERFDSEIRVYDAESKKTEIISVPKGHPEKGYVNEEEMYNEEIKIFVDAINSQGEYPYTFKENSQLLKTMFALEESSRTGKRITV, encoded by the coding sequence ATGAAATTGAGATTTTTAATCGTGGGCTTGGGGTCCATGGGAAAACGCAGGATTCGGAACCTACTCGCGAACAACGAGCGCGATATCGTTGGCTTTGATATCCGCCCTGATCGGAACGAGGAAGCAAAGTCAAAATACGGAATCAAAATCATTGCCGATTTTAAAGATATTTCCCCGGATGATTTTGATGTGGTGATTATTTCGACATCTCCGGAGGCGCACGGGGATTACATCCGTTTCGCGCTCAAGCATAACAAACACTTTTTTGTTGAGCATCCGGTTAATGATGATGGTTATGAAGACATTTTTAAATCCGCGGATTTGGATATTATCAAAGCGCCTTCGTGTACTATGCGTTTTTATACCCCGATTAAGATGATGAAAAATATTTTAGAAGAAGGCAGAATCGGTAAAATTTTGGCGTTTCAATATCATATGGGCCAGTACCTGCCGGATTGGCACCCATGGGAGGATTATCGCGAGGTGTATTTTTCTAAAAAAGAAACCGGCGCGTGCCGCGAAATGCTTCCATTTGAGCTGATTTTGCTTAATTGGCTGATGGGTTCAGCTGTTGCAGAAATTTCAGGATCCGTGGAAAAAGTTTCTGATCTGGACATGGAGGCGGATGATATGTTTATGGCAAATATCAAATACGAAAACGGGATTAGGGGAAATATTATGATCGACGTTATTTCCCGCAAGCCGTTTCGGACGTTGCGCGTGTTGGGCTCGGAAGGTATTCTTGAGTGGGAGCGGTTTGATTCGGAGATTCGCGTGTATGACGCGGAATCAAAAAAGACCGAAATAATTTCCGTGCCCAAAGGACATCCAGAAAAAGGCTATGTCAACGAAGAAGAGATGTATAATGAGGAAATTAAAATCTTCGTGGACGCTATTAACAGTCAAGGAGAATATCCTTACACTTTTAAAGAGAACAGCCAACTGCTTAAAACCATGTTTGCTTTAGAAGAAAGTTCGCGAACAGGAAAACGAATTACCGTATGA
- a CDS encoding acylneuraminate cytidylyltransferase family protein translates to MHKLLIIIPARYGSKRIPRKNIRPFLGRPLIAYTIEQARKVKFADRVIVDTDSPKIAALAKKLGAEAPFLRPKRLAQDTSQGVDAILYLLAWLKKEEGYEPTHVMILQTTSPLREMEDIARSWKLMRDSNATTVLTVCPTHPRLYHLDSKQNIVLANKSAHPSTNAQDWPKGYLLNGCFVYIVKVKALLKEKQVVTKHTKAVVCAAWRSVDLDTPEDWVVAELLFKNRKSIKARIKRI, encoded by the coding sequence ATGCATAAGCTACTTATTATCATTCCGGCACGCTACGGCTCCAAGCGGATTCCGCGTAAGAATATCCGCCCGTTTTTAGGCAGGCCGCTTATTGCGTACACTATTGAGCAGGCAAGAAAAGTGAAGTTCGCCGATCGGGTGATTGTTGATACGGATTCGCCGAAGATTGCCGCGTTGGCAAAAAAGCTCGGTGCGGAGGCCCCGTTTTTGCGGCCCAAGCGCCTGGCGCAGGACACGTCGCAGGGCGTGGATGCGATTTTGTACCTACTTGCCTGGCTCAAAAAGGAAGAGGGGTACGAGCCCACGCACGTTATGATTCTGCAGACGACCTCGCCGCTGCGCGAGATGGAAGATATTGCGCGCTCATGGAAGCTTATGCGGGACTCAAACGCAACCACCGTGCTTACTGTATGCCCTACGCATCCCCGGTTGTACCATTTGGACAGCAAGCAAAATATAGTTCTGGCGAATAAATCAGCACACCCGTCAACTAACGCACAAGATTGGCCTAAGGGATATTTATTGAATGGTTGTTTTGTGTATATTGTTAAAGTAAAGGCGCTTTTGAAAGAAAAACAGGTGGTTACCAAACACACCAAGGCCGTTGTCTGCGCTGCGTGGCGTTCGGTTGATTTGGATACTCCGGAGGATTGGGTGGTCGCGGAACTTTTGTTTAAGAACAGAAAGAGCATTAAAGCGCGCATTAAACGGATATGA
- a CDS encoding carbamoyltransferase — protein MDKTTPAAVVTADGWGDGENATIWRAENGKLEKVHGINMCNLARIYRYVTLILGMKPFEHEYKVMGLAPYAKDYIMEPAYKVFKETLVVDGIDFKWYNKPPDLYFYFREKLEGMRFDGIAAGLQKWVDELVVEWMTNILDHLEVDSLAYSGGLSMNVKTNQAIAGIPRLKNFFVPPSGGDESTAIGAAYSVCVERNIAVNPLSHGYLGFSLPDDEVAALIEKYHIRNSYAVIENTSTDVIADLLVDNKVVARCVGPMEFGARALGNRSILCNPSNYDNIRLINEKIKFRDFWMPFTPSILDYRANDYLMNPKGIESPYMTIAFDTTPLGQEHLAAAIHPADFTVRPQMVTQEANPDYYGLIRDFEKKTGIGALLNTSFNLHGEPIVRNAEDAWHTFTNSGLDALLLNTTLIIKHA, from the coding sequence ATCGACAAAACCACTCCTGCGGCAGTGGTTACTGCCGACGGCTGGGGCGACGGAGAGAACGCAACCATCTGGCGCGCGGAAAACGGAAAACTGGAGAAAGTCCACGGAATCAACATGTGCAACCTTGCGCGCATTTACCGCTATGTAACCCTTATTTTGGGCATGAAGCCGTTTGAGCACGAATATAAAGTCATGGGGCTTGCGCCGTATGCAAAAGATTATATTATGGAGCCGGCATATAAAGTTTTTAAAGAGACTTTGGTAGTTGACGGAATTGATTTCAAATGGTATAATAAGCCGCCTGATTTGTACTTTTATTTTAGGGAAAAGCTTGAGGGAATGCGTTTTGACGGCATTGCCGCCGGACTCCAGAAATGGGTTGATGAACTAGTTGTCGAGTGGATGACAAACATTCTGGACCATTTGGAGGTTGATAGTTTGGCGTACAGCGGCGGGCTTTCCATGAATGTTAAAACCAACCAGGCGATTGCGGGCATACCACGACTTAAAAATTTTTTTGTGCCGCCGAGCGGGGGAGATGAGTCAACAGCCATTGGGGCCGCGTATTCAGTGTGTGTGGAGCGCAATATTGCCGTTAATCCGCTTTCCCACGGTTATCTGGGTTTTTCTTTGCCGGATGATGAGGTGGCCGCGTTGATTGAGAAATATCACATCAGAAATTCGTATGCAGTCATAGAAAATACCTCAACAGACGTTATTGCGGATTTGTTGGTGGACAATAAGGTGGTTGCGCGGTGCGTTGGACCAATGGAATTTGGCGCACGCGCGCTTGGAAATCGTTCCATTCTCTGCAATCCCTCCAATTACGACAATATCCGGCTGATAAACGAGAAAATAAAATTCAGGGATTTCTGGATGCCGTTTACGCCAAGTATTCTGGATTACCGCGCCAATGACTATCTGATGAACCCGAAAGGCATTGAATCGCCGTACATGACCATAGCGTTCGACACCACGCCGCTCGGGCAGGAGCACCTTGCCGCGGCCATTCACCCGGCGGATTTTACGGTGCGCCCGCAGATGGTGACCCAGGAAGCAAATCCGGACTACTACGGGCTGATCCGGGATTTTGAGAAGAAGACGGGCATCGGCGCGCTGCTGAATACGTCGTTCAATCTGCACGGAGAGCCCATTGTGCGAAACGCGGAAGATGCCTGGCATACATTCACCAATTCCGGTTTGGATGCGTTGCTGCTTAATACAACATTGATTATCAAACATGCATAA
- a CDS encoding class I SAM-dependent methyltransferase, which produces MQNNTYQVWKKIQQPINEHEFLVGKTLAHELAGKHYRDIAIQYIFITPEDVEKTFKLLPLAWDSFQGRGVDLGGGIACISSIIARKEEVKDIHCVEYTEELVKLCQPIIKQSILGDRADKIVSVVGDFNNLELPDASMDFAVSWDSIHHSYEPVKTLSECRRVLKKGGRLVIIDRAHNNSTPDSEIERMLNIVYDKEYLRKNYLDENMTLTRRDNGEHEWRYQELEHFFIESGFKLLSRVAIKTDTPDNRALKNDVGDVELLVPFNMGGFGHRKVGFVLEAL; this is translated from the coding sequence ATGCAAAACAACACCTACCAAGTTTGGAAAAAAATTCAGCAGCCAATCAATGAGCATGAGTTTTTGGTTGGAAAGACCTTGGCGCATGAACTCGCGGGCAAGCATTACCGCGACATTGCTATCCAATATATTTTTATTACCCCCGAGGATGTGGAAAAGACATTCAAACTCCTTCCATTGGCATGGGATAGTTTTCAAGGCCGCGGTGTGGATCTGGGCGGCGGTATTGCGTGCATTTCCTCCATCATCGCGCGGAAAGAAGAAGTTAAAGACATCCATTGCGTGGAATACACCGAAGAGCTGGTTAAGCTGTGCCAGCCCATTATCAAACAAAGCATTCTTGGCGACCGCGCGGATAAAATTGTTTCCGTGGTTGGGGACTTTAACAATCTGGAGCTTCCGGACGCGAGCATGGATTTTGCGGTTTCCTGGGATTCCATCCACCATTCGTACGAGCCCGTGAAAACACTTTCCGAGTGCCGCCGCGTGCTTAAAAAGGGAGGCAGGCTTGTTATTATCGACCGAGCGCACAACAACAGCACTCCTGATTCGGAAATTGAGCGTATGCTCAATATTGTGTACGACAAAGAGTATCTGCGGAAAAATTACCTTGATGAAAACATGACCTTGACGCGTCGCGACAACGGCGAGCATGAGTGGCGCTATCAAGAATTAGAACATTTTTTTATCGAGTCGGGATTTAAGCTCCTCTCCCGCGTTGCCATAAAAACAGACACTCCAGATAATCGCGCGCTCAAAAACGACGTTGGCGATGTAGAGCTACTCGTGCCGTTTAACATGGGCGGATTCGGCCATCGCAAAGTGGGGTTTGTGCTGGAGGCATTATAA
- a CDS encoding YdcF family protein: MMWLKCMNTELAIIVAIVSNDTVKKSDAVVLLEGDGLARRDEVIRIFEQGLADYVVVSGGFEGNPEVAIPAPGLAEELYARDIPKEKIILESASQNTFEQGTEVMKIIAERGWQKIILVASHYHQLRAYLTFLQAMKNANLKIQIYNSPARDLAWFAKVIDKNRKELFEGEIQKIEEYSARGHVASIQDAFKYQEWKEAQA; the protein is encoded by the coding sequence ATGATGTGGCTTAAATGTATGAATACAGAACTTGCAATAATTGTCGCTATCGTGAGCAATGACACGGTGAAAAAATCTGATGCAGTTGTTTTGCTTGAGGGGGATGGTTTGGCGCGACGTGATGAAGTTATTCGAATTTTTGAACAAGGACTCGCGGATTATGTCGTGGTTTCGGGTGGATTTGAGGGAAACCCGGAAGTTGCCATTCCAGCCCCGGGACTTGCTGAGGAACTGTACGCAAGAGACATTCCCAAAGAAAAGATCATTCTTGAATCGGCATCACAAAACACATTTGAACAAGGTACGGAAGTTATGAAAATTATTGCCGAGCGCGGTTGGCAGAAAATCATTCTGGTTGCTTCACACTATCACCAGTTGCGGGCATACCTCACATTTTTACAGGCAATGAAAAACGCCAATCTCAAGATTCAGATATATAATTCGCCCGCACGAGATTTGGCGTGGTTTGCAAAAGTCATTGACAAGAATCGCAAAGAATTGTTTGAAGGCGAGATTCAAAAGATAGAGGAATATTCCGCAAGGGGCCATGTCGCATCAATCCAAGACGCATTCAAATATCAAGAATGGAAAGAGGCGCAAGCATAA
- a CDS encoding N-acetylneuraminate synthase family protein: MYNFPKTINIGGRLIGEGQPALIIADIGANFDRNLDKAKELALAVKQAGGDVVKIQSFLAPKIVSGKGFASMQLKGVHGSWGRPVDEIFKEAEFPREWHKEFFDYCKSIGIMASSAPYDFEAVDLMEECGVDFYKIGSGDITWLEMLEYIARKGKPVILATGASTLAEVDEAVAAIAATGNIDLALLQCITNYPSKIESANLNVLKTYQESYGIITGYSDHTPGDTVVLGSIALGGKVIEKHFTLDKSAHGPDHPHSMDPKEFGAMVRRVREMEQALGSAKKEVVPEESETVIVQRRGLCAKVDVKKGEAFSGENVIELRPALGILPKHKKDIIGKPAKRDISAGEPIKWDDVA, encoded by the coding sequence ATGTATAATTTTCCCAAAACAATCAATATAGGGGGCAGGTTAATCGGCGAAGGTCAGCCAGCACTGATTATTGCTGATATTGGCGCGAATTTTGACCGCAATTTGGATAAGGCAAAGGAGCTTGCTTTGGCGGTCAAACAAGCGGGCGGCGATGTGGTTAAAATCCAAAGCTTTCTCGCGCCCAAGATCGTATCCGGCAAAGGTTTTGCGTCCATGCAACTCAAAGGCGTGCACGGCAGCTGGGGCAGGCCAGTCGATGAAATTTTTAAAGAAGCGGAATTTCCTCGCGAGTGGCATAAAGAGTTTTTTGACTACTGCAAATCAATCGGCATTATGGCATCCAGCGCGCCGTACGATTTTGAGGCGGTTGACCTTATGGAAGAATGCGGAGTTGATTTTTATAAAATCGGCTCCGGGGACATTACCTGGCTTGAAATGCTTGAGTACATTGCCCGCAAAGGAAAGCCGGTAATTCTTGCCACCGGAGCATCAACACTCGCGGAAGTGGATGAGGCAGTTGCCGCCATTGCCGCAACCGGCAATATAGATTTGGCGCTTTTGCAATGCATTACCAATTATCCTTCAAAAATCGAGAGCGCAAACCTAAATGTACTAAAGACGTACCAGGAATCCTATGGCATTATTACCGGATACTCGGACCACACGCCAGGGGACACGGTGGTGCTCGGCTCAATTGCGCTCGGCGGCAAAGTGATTGAAAAGCACTTTACGCTTGATAAGAGCGCGCACGGGCCGGATCATCCGCATTCAATGGACCCAAAAGAGTTTGGCGCAATGGTCCGGAGAGTCAGGGAGATGGAGCAAGCGCTCGGAAGCGCAAAAAAAGAAGTTGTCCCCGAAGAATCGGAAACCGTGATTGTCCAGCGGCGCGGTTTGTGCGCCAAGGTTGATGTCAAAAAGGGCGAGGCATTTAGTGGAGAGAATGTCATAGAACTGCGTCCGGCACTCGGTATTCTGCCGAAACACAAAAAAGACATTATCGGCAAACCGGCTAAGCGCGACATTTCTGCGGGCGAGCCAATTAAGTGGGATGATGTGGCTTAA